A genomic segment from Alkalilimnicola ehrlichii MLHE-1 encodes:
- the trmH gene encoding tRNA (guanosine(18)-2'-O)-methyltransferase TrmH: MTARRLHRMRQTLERRQPDLQVLLDQVHKPHNLSAILRTCDAVGVPRAHAVSRHQDFTVHRAASSGTGQWVAVETHADLPAAVRAVQGQGMKVYAAHLSEQAVDYRQVDYTKPCCLLLGAEKEGVSEEGAALADGHVIIPMFGLGASLNVSVAAAVILFEAQRQRLAAGQYETPRMAEAEITRTLVEWLHPRIAERCRKEGRPYPALDEDGGVIWTHAPS, translated from the coding sequence ATGACTGCACGACGCCTGCACCGTATGCGCCAGACCCTGGAGCGCCGCCAGCCCGACCTGCAGGTCCTGCTGGACCAGGTCCACAAGCCGCACAATCTCTCCGCCATCCTGCGTACCTGCGATGCGGTGGGCGTGCCCCGGGCACATGCGGTCTCCCGGCACCAGGACTTCACGGTGCACCGCGCCGCCTCGTCGGGCACCGGCCAGTGGGTGGCGGTGGAGACCCACGCCGATTTGCCCGCCGCCGTCCGTGCCGTGCAGGGACAGGGCATGAAGGTTTACGCCGCCCACCTGTCAGAGCAGGCGGTGGACTACCGCCAGGTGGATTACACCAAACCGTGCTGCCTGCTGCTGGGGGCGGAGAAGGAGGGCGTCAGCGAGGAGGGTGCCGCGCTGGCCGACGGGCATGTGATCATCCCCATGTTCGGGCTGGGGGCGTCACTGAACGTCTCGGTGGCGGCGGCCGTGATCCTGTTCGAGGCCCAGCGCCAGCGCCTGGCGGCCGGGCAATACGAGACCCCACGGATGGCGGAGGCGGAGATCACCCGCACCCTGGTGGAGTGGCTGCACCCGAGGATCGCCGAACGCTGCCGCAAAGAGGGCCGGCCCTACCCCGCGCTGGACGAGGACGGCGGCGTGATCTGGACACACGCCCCGTCCTAA
- a CDS encoding DUF6746 family protein, with protein sequence MKTRFTLLPLLLAGLLSGAPLLADEPDRADHFKGLEADTLEQALENYAEYNQRLTEVLSADTLSTEDMVAIHELTYTLENALERIQEETERLAWLLEEIHLGSEHYDEARIRENAPEYLEKSNLLTD encoded by the coding sequence ATGAAGACTCGATTCACCCTCCTGCCCCTGCTGCTTGCCGGCTTACTGTCCGGAGCCCCCCTACTGGCCGACGAGCCCGACCGGGCCGACCATTTCAAAGGCCTGGAGGCCGACACGCTGGAGCAGGCGCTGGAGAACTACGCGGAGTACAACCAGCGCCTGACCGAGGTGCTGAGCGCGGATACCCTCAGCACCGAGGACATGGTGGCCATCCACGAGCTGACCTACACCCTGGAAAACGCCCTGGAGAGGATCCAGGAAGAGACGGAACGGTTGGCCTGGCTACTGGAGGAGATCCACCTGGGCTCGGAGCACTACGACGAGGCCCGGATCCGGGAGAACGCCCCGGAGTACCTGGAGAAGTCCAACCTGCTCACCGACTGA
- a CDS encoding lytic transglycosylase domain-containing protein — protein sequence MRWLLTLLLLAGLAVGPAPAAQATGAQGQAPDPALRAALQEAMEEGDSFDNRYVAQVWLVAMSARIEDRVPDPDQRIRLLRKVHAEATRAGLDPQLVLAVIHVESNFNRFAVSTAGARGIMQIMPFWLDEIGHDGDNLFDLGTNLRFGTTILAHYLAIENGNTTRALARYNGSLGQTWYPERVYRALKRHYRFD from the coding sequence ATGCGCTGGCTGCTGACACTGTTGCTGCTGGCCGGCCTGGCCGTCGGGCCGGCACCGGCAGCGCAGGCCACCGGCGCGCAGGGTCAGGCGCCCGACCCGGCCCTTCGGGCCGCGCTGCAAGAGGCCATGGAAGAGGGCGATAGCTTTGACAACCGCTACGTGGCGCAAGTCTGGCTGGTGGCCATGTCCGCGCGGATCGAGGACCGGGTGCCGGACCCGGACCAGCGCATCCGATTGCTGCGCAAGGTGCACGCCGAGGCCACCCGGGCCGGGCTCGACCCCCAGTTGGTCCTGGCGGTCATCCACGTGGAGAGCAACTTCAACCGCTTCGCGGTCTCCACCGCCGGTGCCCGCGGGATTATGCAGATCATGCCCTTTTGGCTGGACGAGATCGGCCATGACGGCGACAACCTGTTCGACCTGGGCACCAACCTCCGGTTCGGCACCACCATCCTCGCCCACTACCTGGCCATCGAGAACGGCAACACCACCCGTGCGCTGGCCCGCTACAATGGAAGCCTGGGGCAGACTTGGTACCCGGAGCGCGTCTACCGCGCCCTGAAGCGCCACTACCGCTTCGACTGA
- a CDS encoding proline--tRNA ligase, whose amino-acid sequence MRASLFPLSTSKETPADAEIVSHQLMLRAGMIRKLAAGLYTWTPLGLRVLRKVEQIVREEMDRAGAHELLMPAVQPAELWQESTRWDKYGPELLRLKDRHERDFCFGPTHEEVITDYVRREVKSYRQLPLNLYQIQTKFRDEIRPRFGVMRAREFLMKDAYSFHLDDDCLARTYQVMYETYTRIFERTGLVFRAVAADSGNIGGSVSHEFHVLAESGEDAVAFSDESDYAANVELAEAVAPAGEAPPPAETMRRVDTPGARTIDDLVRDYGLPIEKTVKTLVVHGADGGLVALLVRGDHSLNDVKATTLPQVAEPLVMAGEEEIRAAVGAGPGSLGPVELPLPCVVDRSVAVMSDFAAGANQDDAHYFGINWGRDVALPEVADLREVVAGDPSPDGRGTLEIARGIEVGHIFQLGREYSEKMKATVLNEAGDAQTVTMGCYGIGVSRVVAAAIEQNHDDNGIIWPAPIAPFQLALVPIGMNRSEAVTEQAEKLYAELQAEGVEVFFDDRDARPGVKFADMELIGIPHRLVIGDRGLKNGVVEYRGRRDSESTDVPLAELSAFLRERLG is encoded by the coding sequence ATGCGAGCCAGCCTGTTTCCGCTCTCCACCAGCAAGGAGACCCCCGCCGACGCCGAGATCGTCAGCCACCAGCTCATGCTCCGGGCCGGGATGATCCGCAAACTGGCGGCCGGCCTGTACACCTGGACACCGCTGGGGCTGCGGGTGCTGCGCAAGGTGGAGCAGATCGTGCGCGAGGAGATGGACCGCGCCGGCGCCCACGAGCTGCTGATGCCGGCGGTGCAGCCGGCGGAGCTCTGGCAGGAGTCCACCCGCTGGGACAAGTACGGCCCCGAGCTGCTGCGGCTGAAGGACCGCCACGAGCGCGACTTCTGCTTCGGCCCCACCCACGAGGAGGTGATCACCGACTACGTGCGCCGGGAGGTGAAGAGCTACCGCCAGCTGCCGCTCAACCTCTACCAGATCCAGACCAAGTTCCGCGACGAGATCCGCCCCCGCTTCGGGGTCATGCGCGCCCGCGAGTTCCTGATGAAGGACGCCTACTCCTTCCACCTGGACGACGACTGCCTGGCGCGCACCTACCAGGTGATGTACGAAACCTACACCCGGATCTTCGAGCGCACCGGCCTGGTCTTCCGCGCGGTGGCGGCCGACTCGGGCAACATCGGCGGCAGCGTCTCCCACGAGTTCCACGTGCTGGCCGAGTCCGGTGAGGACGCGGTGGCCTTCTCCGATGAGAGCGACTACGCCGCCAACGTGGAGCTGGCCGAGGCGGTGGCCCCGGCCGGCGAGGCCCCGCCACCGGCCGAGACCATGCGCCGGGTGGACACCCCCGGGGCACGCACCATCGACGACCTGGTCCGAGACTACGGCCTGCCCATCGAGAAGACCGTCAAGACCCTGGTGGTGCACGGCGCCGACGGTGGCCTGGTGGCCCTGCTGGTACGCGGCGACCACAGCCTGAACGACGTCAAGGCCACGACCCTGCCCCAGGTGGCCGAGCCGCTGGTGATGGCCGGCGAGGAGGAGATCCGCGCCGCGGTGGGCGCCGGCCCCGGCTCGCTGGGCCCGGTGGAACTGCCCCTGCCCTGCGTGGTCGACCGCAGCGTGGCAGTGATGAGCGACTTCGCCGCCGGCGCCAACCAGGACGACGCGCACTATTTCGGTATCAACTGGGGCCGCGATGTGGCCCTGCCCGAGGTGGCCGACCTGCGCGAGGTGGTGGCCGGCGACCCGAGCCCCGACGGCCGGGGCACCCTGGAGATCGCCCGCGGCATCGAGGTGGGCCATATCTTCCAATTGGGCCGGGAGTACAGCGAGAAGATGAAGGCCACGGTGCTGAACGAGGCCGGCGACGCCCAGACCGTGACCATGGGCTGCTACGGCATCGGCGTCTCCCGCGTGGTGGCCGCCGCCATCGAGCAGAACCACGACGACAACGGCATCATCTGGCCCGCGCCTATCGCCCCCTTCCAACTGGCCCTGGTGCCCATCGGCATGAACCGTTCCGAGGCGGTGACCGAGCAGGCCGAAAAGCTCTACGCCGAGCTGCAGGCGGAGGGCGTGGAGGTCTTTTTCGATGACCGCGACGCCCGCCCGGGGGTGAAGTTCGCCGACATGGAACTGATCGGCATCCCCCACCGGCTGGTGATCGGTGACCGGGGGCTGAAAAACGGGGTGGTGGAGTACCGGGGCCGGCGGGACAGCGAGAGCACCGATGTGCCGCTGGCGGAGCTGAGCGCCTTCCTGCGGGAACGCCTGGGCTGA
- a CDS encoding putative bifunctional diguanylate cyclase/phosphodiesterase, whose amino-acid sequence MNGDLQASDLLCSHWIEVAAIQRYRDVVRDGKEPVRAFAVLNEDGRFMGLVEERQAALFPGRIFADLLVKRPPEPVAADAAVRDVLNALDRAPTLHLPVVDERGECIGVTSHTCLFSVLLSREQALRRERESLILQLQDELHAHEIASAVFNATSEGIMVTDAEQRIISVNRAFVNTTGYEPREALGQSPSILSSGRHSADFYADMWEQLREHGTWEGEIWNRRKNGEVYPEWLHVDAIRDEAGRITNYVGVFSDITKHKELHDRLHALANYDSLTGLPNRTLFLDRLRQIIALAEHRGFSFSLLYLGLDRFKEINDTYSHTAGDQVLVEVGQRLQTCLREKDDLARMGGDEFVILVEGEELNVHTVAQRLLRTLENPILIDQEPFFVSASIGICHYPDDGADTDTLMATAQSALYQAKAAGQGGFSLYSPDAHERARQRVRLVSDLREALEHNRLELAWQPQFGLDNRRVTGFEALARWQRDDGRPISPAEFIPLAEQSGLIAQLGRWVIDTATAEAKALLQARPELEQARFALNLSPYQLDDSLPKILTDGLAAAGLPAGALEVEITESALFADQERVTETLNAIGSTGVRLAVDDFGTGYSNIARLKLLPIHRLKLDRSLITDLEHDHSDREIVRALLAMAEALGLDVVAEGVETQAQATFLAQAGCPQAQGYLYARPQPLEPLLTWLRG is encoded by the coding sequence ATGAACGGCGATCTTCAGGCATCGGACCTACTCTGCAGCCACTGGATCGAGGTGGCCGCCATCCAGCGTTACCGCGATGTGGTGCGTGATGGTAAAGAGCCGGTGCGCGCCTTCGCGGTGCTGAACGAGGACGGGCGCTTCATGGGGCTGGTGGAGGAGCGCCAGGCCGCCCTCTTCCCCGGCCGCATCTTCGCCGACCTGCTGGTCAAACGCCCCCCAGAACCGGTAGCCGCCGACGCCGCGGTGCGAGACGTGCTGAATGCGCTGGACCGCGCCCCCACCCTGCACCTGCCGGTGGTGGATGAGCGGGGCGAGTGTATTGGCGTCACCTCGCACACCTGTCTCTTTTCCGTGCTGTTGTCCCGCGAACAAGCGCTGCGCCGCGAGCGCGAATCGCTCATCCTGCAACTGCAGGATGAGCTCCACGCCCACGAGATCGCCAGCGCGGTCTTCAACGCCACCTCCGAGGGGATCATGGTGACGGACGCGGAACAGCGCATCATCTCCGTCAACCGTGCCTTTGTGAACACCACCGGCTATGAACCCCGGGAGGCCCTGGGCCAGAGCCCCAGCATCCTCTCCTCCGGACGCCACAGCGCTGACTTCTACGCGGACATGTGGGAACAGCTTCGGGAGCACGGGACCTGGGAGGGGGAGATCTGGAACCGGCGCAAGAACGGCGAGGTCTACCCGGAGTGGCTCCACGTGGATGCCATCCGCGACGAGGCCGGACGGATCACGAATTACGTCGGGGTCTTCTCCGACATCACCAAGCACAAGGAGCTGCACGATCGGCTGCATGCATTGGCCAATTACGACAGCCTGACCGGACTACCCAACCGGACTCTGTTCCTTGATCGCCTCCGGCAGATCATCGCCCTGGCCGAACACCGCGGGTTCTCCTTCTCCCTCCTCTACCTGGGCCTGGACCGGTTCAAGGAGATCAACGACACCTACAGCCACACTGCCGGCGATCAGGTGCTGGTGGAGGTCGGCCAGCGGCTGCAGACCTGCCTGCGGGAGAAAGACGACCTGGCACGCATGGGCGGCGATGAATTCGTCATCCTCGTGGAGGGCGAAGAGCTCAACGTCCACACCGTGGCCCAACGCCTGCTGCGCACCCTGGAAAACCCGATCCTGATCGACCAAGAGCCCTTCTTTGTCTCCGCCAGCATCGGCATCTGCCACTACCCCGACGACGGCGCGGACACGGATACGCTGATGGCGACGGCCCAATCGGCCCTCTACCAGGCGAAGGCCGCCGGCCAGGGCGGCTTCAGTCTCTACTCACCCGACGCCCATGAACGCGCCCGACAGCGGGTGCGCCTGGTCTCGGACCTGCGCGAGGCGCTGGAGCACAACAGGCTCGAACTGGCCTGGCAACCCCAGTTCGGTCTCGACAACCGCCGGGTGACCGGCTTCGAGGCCCTGGCCCGCTGGCAGCGGGACGATGGGCGCCCGATCAGCCCCGCCGAATTCATCCCGCTGGCGGAGCAGTCGGGGCTGATCGCGCAACTGGGGCGATGGGTGATCGACACCGCAACCGCTGAGGCCAAGGCGCTGCTGCAGGCCCGGCCGGAGCTGGAGCAGGCCCGCTTTGCGCTCAACCTGTCCCCCTACCAGCTTGATGACTCCCTGCCGAAGATCCTGACCGATGGCCTGGCCGCCGCCGGTCTCCCGGCCGGCGCCCTGGAGGTGGAGATCACCGAATCCGCGCTCTTCGCCGACCAGGAAAGGGTGACCGAAACGTTGAATGCCATCGGCTCGACCGGAGTCCGATTGGCGGTGGACGACTTCGGCACCGGCTACTCCAACATCGCCCGGCTCAAGCTGCTGCCTATCCACCGGCTCAAGCTGGATCGCTCCCTCATCACCGACCTGGAGCACGACCACAGCGACCGGGAGATCGTCCGGGCGCTGCTGGCCATGGCCGAGGCCCTGGGCCTGGACGTGGTGGCCGAGGGGGTTGAGACGCAGGCCCAGGCCACCTTCCTGGCCCAGGCCGGCTGTCCACAGGCACAGGGCTACCTGTACGCGCGGCCGCAACCGCTGGAGCCGTTACTGACCTGGCTGCGCGGATAA
- a CDS encoding MgtC/SapB family protein: MEELTEQFIAGNETILQLAVALLLGALIGLERGWESRELAAGRRVAGIRTYALLGLLGGLSAVLSEALSPWAFPVMLIGVAALTLVAYRTQAEQERNVSITGAVGQILTFSFGAIAVAVDMVVATAGAVVTVLILDNKREIHGLINQLHAHELDAAFKLLLISVVMLPLLPDEGMGPGRAINPYEIWWLVVLIASVSFVGYFAVRVGGTEKGILFTSLFAGLSSSTALTLHFSRQSRQAAELSPLLAAGILIACGTMFPRILLYALIINPALIPALVLPVIVMATLLYLPALVIWHRQRRRQDVAQPTLKQNPLDLKSALMFGALLTAIMFLGEWLREWLGDAGIYLLAASSGVADVDAITLSLTRMSNVSITLDTAVMGIVIAASVNNLIKGGLAAVIGTGALGKRVTGPMLLSLAAGLAVAWWQ, translated from the coding sequence ATGGAAGAACTCACCGAGCAGTTCATCGCCGGCAACGAAACCATCCTGCAGTTGGCTGTGGCACTGCTGCTGGGCGCGCTCATCGGTCTGGAGCGCGGTTGGGAATCGCGGGAGCTGGCCGCCGGGCGCCGGGTGGCAGGGATCCGCACCTATGCCCTGCTCGGGCTGTTGGGTGGCCTGTCGGCGGTGCTTTCCGAGGCCCTCAGCCCCTGGGCCTTCCCGGTGATGCTGATCGGCGTGGCGGCGCTGACGCTGGTGGCCTACCGCACCCAGGCGGAGCAGGAGCGCAACGTCAGTATCACCGGCGCGGTGGGCCAGATACTCACCTTCTCGTTCGGGGCGATCGCGGTGGCGGTGGACATGGTGGTGGCCACCGCGGGCGCAGTGGTCACGGTGCTGATCCTGGACAACAAGCGGGAGATCCACGGCCTGATCAACCAGCTTCATGCCCATGAGCTGGACGCGGCCTTCAAGCTGCTGTTGATCTCCGTGGTCATGCTGCCCCTGCTGCCGGACGAGGGCATGGGCCCCGGCAGGGCCATCAACCCTTACGAGATCTGGTGGCTGGTGGTGTTGATCGCCTCGGTCTCCTTCGTCGGCTACTTCGCCGTCCGGGTCGGCGGCACCGAGAAGGGGATCCTGTTCACCAGCCTGTTCGCGGGGCTGAGCTCCTCCACCGCGCTGACCCTGCACTTCTCCCGACAGTCGCGCCAGGCCGCCGAACTCAGCCCACTGCTGGCCGCCGGCATCCTCATCGCCTGCGGCACCATGTTCCCGCGCATCCTGCTCTATGCGCTGATCATCAATCCGGCACTGATCCCGGCGCTGGTGCTGCCGGTCATCGTCATGGCCACCCTGCTCTACCTGCCCGCGCTGGTCATCTGGCACCGGCAACGCCGGCGCCAGGACGTGGCCCAGCCGACCCTAAAACAGAACCCGCTGGATCTGAAGTCGGCGTTGATGTTCGGTGCCTTGCTCACCGCCATCATGTTCCTCGGTGAATGGCTGCGGGAATGGCTGGGGGACGCCGGCATCTATCTGCTGGCCGCCTCCTCCGGGGTGGCGGACGTGGACGCCATCACGTTGTCGTTGACCCGGATGTCCAACGTCTCCATCACCCTGGACACGGCGGTGATGGGCATCGTCATCGCCGCCTCGGTGAACAACCTGATCAAGGGCGGCCTGGCCGCGGTGATCGGCACCGGCGCGCTGGGCAAACGGGTCACCGGTCCCATGCTGTTGTCGCTGGCCGCCGGGCTGGCCGTGGCTTGGTGGCAATAG
- the ilvN gene encoding acetolactate synthase small subunit — translation MRHIISILVENEFGALSRIAGLFTARGYNIECLTVAPTDDPTLSRMTLVTIGDDRIIEQIIKQLNKLLDVVKVMDMTEGRHIEREMMLIKVAAAGADQREEFKRLTDIFRGRILDVTDRIYTIELTGPGEKLDAFLDVLGQSAILEVVRSGVIGIARGEKHLRV, via the coding sequence ATGCGGCATATCATATCGATCCTGGTGGAGAACGAGTTCGGTGCGCTCTCGCGTATCGCCGGGCTGTTCACGGCAAGGGGCTACAACATCGAGTGCCTCACCGTAGCCCCCACCGACGACCCCACCCTGTCGCGCATGACGCTGGTCACCATCGGTGACGATCGCATCATCGAGCAGATCATCAAGCAGCTCAACAAACTGCTGGATGTGGTCAAGGTCATGGACATGACCGAGGGCCGGCACATCGAACGCGAGATGATGCTCATCAAGGTGGCCGCCGCGGGCGCGGACCAGCGTGAGGAGTTCAAGCGTCTGACCGATATCTTCCGCGGGCGCATCCTCGATGTCACCGACCGCATCTACACCATCGAGCTCACCGGGCCCGGCGAGAAGCTGGACGCCTTTCTCGATGTGTTGGGGCAGAGCGCCATCCTCGAGGTGGTGCGCTCGGGGGTCATCGGTATTGCCCGCGGTGAGAAGCACCTGCGGGTCTGA
- the ilvC gene encoding ketol-acid reductoisomerase, producing the protein MQVYYDKDADLSIIQGKKVAVIGYGSQGHAHANNLKESGVDVVVGLREGSSSAAKAQKAGLAVASIEDAAAQADVVMILAPDEHQAVIYHNQIAPNVKPGAAIAFAHGFNIHFGQIQPAADLDVIMVAPKGPGHLVRSTYVEGGGVPSLIAIHQDATGKAKDIALSYASANGGGRAGVIETSFREETETDLFGEQAVLCGGITSLIQAGFETLVEAGYAPEMAYFECLHETKLIVDLLYQGGIANMRYSISNTAEYGDFTRGPRVINEESREAMREILAEIQEGEFAREFVLENQAGCPTLTARRRLAAEHEIEVVGERLRGMMPWINANKLVDKDKN; encoded by the coding sequence ATGCAAGTCTATTACGATAAGGACGCCGATCTTTCCATCATTCAGGGCAAGAAGGTCGCCGTCATCGGCTACGGCTCCCAGGGCCATGCCCATGCCAACAACCTGAAAGAGTCGGGTGTGGACGTGGTGGTGGGGCTGCGCGAGGGCTCCAGCTCCGCGGCCAAGGCGCAAAAGGCCGGCCTGGCCGTGGCCAGCATCGAGGACGCCGCCGCCCAGGCGGACGTGGTCATGATCCTGGCCCCAGACGAGCACCAGGCGGTGATCTACCACAACCAGATCGCCCCCAACGTGAAGCCCGGTGCGGCCATCGCCTTTGCCCACGGCTTCAACATCCATTTCGGCCAGATCCAGCCCGCCGCCGACCTGGACGTGATCATGGTCGCGCCCAAGGGCCCGGGCCACCTGGTGCGCTCCACCTATGTGGAGGGCGGCGGCGTGCCCAGCCTGATCGCCATCCACCAGGACGCCACCGGCAAGGCCAAGGACATCGCCCTGTCCTATGCCTCCGCCAACGGCGGTGGCCGTGCCGGTGTCATCGAGACCAGCTTCCGCGAGGAGACCGAGACCGACCTGTTCGGCGAGCAGGCGGTGCTCTGCGGCGGTATCACCTCGCTGATCCAGGCCGGGTTTGAGACCCTGGTCGAGGCGGGCTACGCCCCCGAGATGGCCTACTTCGAGTGCCTGCACGAGACCAAGCTGATCGTCGATCTGCTCTACCAGGGCGGCATCGCCAACATGCGCTACTCCATCTCCAACACTGCCGAGTACGGTGACTTCACTCGCGGCCCGCGGGTGATCAACGAGGAGAGCCGCGAGGCCATGCGCGAGATCCTGGCCGAGATCCAGGAGGGCGAGTTCGCCCGCGAGTTCGTGCTGGAGAACCAGGCCGGCTGCCCGACCCTCACCGCCCGCCGCCGGCTCGCCGCCGAGCACGAGATCGAGGTGGTGGGCGAGCGCCTGCGCGGCATGATGCCCTGGATCAACGCCAACAAGCTGGTGGACAAGGACAAGAACTGA
- a CDS encoding NfeD family protein: MTEHFDPWVIWLVAGLALILADLLLAGGTSGVLLLLGLTALAGMAAALLGLGLTGQLAVAGVAGLLLLPVVLWFMRRMSGGRSGTARRDTRVGGETYVVERWGERLGIRVLGDFFPVRLVDPGDGPAGDRPLAPGERVRVLRFSGITAEVCRVADADRSDPADARRD, translated from the coding sequence ATGACCGAGCACTTCGATCCCTGGGTGATCTGGCTGGTGGCCGGACTGGCGCTGATTCTCGCCGACCTGTTGCTGGCCGGTGGCACCAGCGGTGTGCTGCTGTTGCTGGGGCTGACGGCCCTGGCGGGCATGGCGGCGGCGCTGCTGGGGCTGGGATTGACGGGGCAACTCGCAGTGGCCGGCGTGGCTGGCCTGCTGCTGCTGCCCGTCGTGCTTTGGTTCATGCGGCGGATGAGCGGCGGTCGCAGTGGGACGGCCCGGCGGGACACCCGGGTGGGTGGCGAGACCTACGTGGTCGAGCGTTGGGGCGAGCGGTTGGGCATCCGCGTGCTGGGCGACTTCTTCCCCGTCCGACTGGTGGACCCCGGTGACGGGCCTGCCGGTGACCGGCCGCTCGCCCCGGGTGAGCGCGTCCGGGTGCTGCGCTTCAGCGGGATTACCGCGGAGGTCTGCCGGGTGGCCGATGCCGACCGGTCGGACCCGGCGGACGCCCGGCGCGACTGA
- a CDS encoding phasin family protein, whose translation MSNETFQQYSEQAEKLFVGPARAYAGLGLDYFEKLVNIQFEAAKANTETALKQTRAALDIKDQNDLQSYVEGQRKLAEEIGQRAKGEAEKVVALNQELAQNAQKLVQDSAREFGNVAGQAK comes from the coding sequence ATGAGCAACGAGACTTTCCAGCAGTATTCCGAGCAGGCTGAGAAGCTGTTTGTCGGCCCCGCCCGTGCCTACGCCGGCCTGGGTTTGGACTACTTCGAGAAGCTGGTCAACATTCAGTTCGAGGCCGCCAAGGCCAACACTGAGACCGCTCTGAAGCAGACTCGCGCCGCGCTGGACATCAAGGACCAGAACGACCTGCAGTCCTACGTCGAAGGCCAGCGCAAGCTCGCCGAAGAGATTGGCCAGCGTGCCAAGGGCGAGGCCGAGAAGGTCGTGGCCCTGAACCAGGAGCTGGCGCAGAACGCCCAGAAGCTGGTGCAGGACAGCGCCCGCGAGTTCGGCAACGTCGCCGGCCAGGCCAAGTAA
- a CDS encoding DUF3185 family protein: MHWKRLLGLVILIAGAVLLYFGWGLASTPEEQAQWEATGNFTDQTAMMLISGGVASIVGLMLILFGRQ; encoded by the coding sequence ATGCATTGGAAACGGCTGCTGGGACTGGTCATTTTGATCGCCGGTGCGGTACTGCTTTACTTCGGCTGGGGCCTGGCCTCGACGCCGGAGGAGCAGGCGCAATGGGAGGCCACCGGTAACTTCACTGACCAGACCGCCATGATGCTGATCAGCGGCGGTGTGGCCTCCATCGTGGGCCTGATGCTGATCCTCTTCGGCCGGCAGTGA
- the pssA gene encoding CDP-diacylglycerol--serine O-phosphatidyltransferase, which produces MDASKRRRGIYLLPNLLTTGCLFFGFFAIISAFNGDFRNAALAIFIAMVFDGLDGRVARMTNTQSDFGVQFDSIADMVSFGVGPALVAWIWALSGTASLPGPLAKLGLLIAFVYAACAALRLARFNTQVGMADKRYFQGLPSPAAAGVVAGLIWVGDHLGISDGSAMIASGVIVLTAGLLMVSRLRYYSFKEVDFRYRVPFFTMVVVLLALAFLLIHPPTVLFAGFFIYMLSGPALTWHQRRRRVREGRSG; this is translated from the coding sequence ATGGATGCGAGCAAGCGCCGTCGTGGCATCTATCTGCTGCCCAACCTCCTGACCACCGGTTGTCTGTTTTTCGGCTTCTTCGCCATCATCTCGGCCTTCAACGGCGACTTCCGCAACGCGGCCCTGGCCATCTTCATTGCCATGGTCTTCGATGGCCTGGACGGCCGTGTGGCACGGATGACCAACACCCAAAGCGACTTCGGCGTACAGTTTGACAGCATTGCGGACATGGTCAGCTTCGGCGTAGGGCCGGCCCTGGTGGCCTGGATCTGGGCGCTCTCCGGCACCGCCAGCCTGCCCGGGCCGTTGGCCAAGCTGGGTCTGCTGATCGCCTTCGTCTACGCGGCCTGCGCGGCACTGCGCCTGGCCCGGTTCAACACCCAGGTGGGGATGGCGGACAAGCGCTACTTCCAGGGGCTGCCCAGTCCGGCGGCCGCCGGTGTGGTGGCGGGGCTGATCTGGGTGGGGGATCACCTGGGTATCAGCGACGGCAGTGCCATGATCGCCAGTGGGGTCATTGTCCTCACGGCCGGCCTGCTGATGGTCAGCCGATTGCGCTACTATAGCTTCAAAGAGGTGGACTTCCGCTACCGGGTGCCCTTCTTCACCATGGTGGTGGTGCTGCTTGCCCTGGCCTTCCTACTGATCCACCCGCCCACCGTGCTTTTCGCCGGTTTTTTCATCTACATGCTCTCCGGTCCCGCGCTCACCTGGCATCAGCGTCGCCGACGCGTGCGCGAGGGGCGCTCCGGCTGA